AAGATCGGACTAATCTTCTACGACTGGTTTGCGCGGAAGTTCCGCGTGATGCCGACCCACAAGATGATGGGGCGTGCGGAAGCACTCAAGACCTTCGCCGGCCTGCGCGAAGATGTCAAGTACGTCGCTCAGTATTACGATGCGTGGATGCCGTATCCTGAGCGCATCTGCCTGGAAATGGTACAGGATGGCGAAGCCGCCAGCCCAACAGCGCGGGCGCTGAATTACGTCTCAGTCGTCGGCGCGGATGGCGACTCGGTTGAACTTCGCGACGAGATTAACGGGGGAACCGTTCGTGTGAAGCCCAAACTGGTGATCAACGCTGCCGGGCCGTGGATTGACTTTGCCATGCAGGCTCTCGGTCAGGAGACGAAGTTTATCGGGGGAACCAAGGGCTCGCATCTGATCTTGGATAATCCTGAGCTGTACAACGTGTGCAACGGCGGCGAATTCTTCTTCGAGAATCACGATGGGCGGATTGTGCTGATCATGCCGTATGTTGACGGGAAGGTGATGGTCGGCACGACCGACATCCGCATCGATGACCCCGAACAGGCGGCATGCACGGACGACGAGACCGACTATATGCTCACGCTGGTGAACCGCATCCTACCCGGTATCAAGGTTGACAAGTCGCAGATCATCTTCAGGTTCAGCGGCGTGCGTCCTCTCCCTCGCAGCGGTAAGGGATATACCGGTAACGTCAGCCGCGATCACAGCACCGAGATTACTGAACCGAACTCCAAAATCGCCTTCCCGACCTTTTCATTGATCGGTGGCAAGTGGACGACCTTCCGCGCATTCAGCGAACAATCCGCGGACAAGGCGCTCAAACGCCTGGGACTGGCGCGCAAGGCCAACACGAGTTCTATGGCGCTGGGCGGAGGCAGAGACTATCCCAAGGATCCCGTCGCCTATGTAAACGGCCTGGCGATCGAGTTCAAGCTCAGTCCTGAGCGGATGCAGGTCTTGTTCGAACGCTACGGGACCCATGCGCGCGATTTCGCGGGGTTCATGGCAGACGGAGTGGACGCGCCGCTCAAGCACAGCAGCAAGTACAGCCGTCGGGAACTGATCTACATTCTGATGACCGAAGAAGTAACGCGCCTGGATGATCTGCTGCTTCGCCGCACGCTAATGGCGTGGCTCGGCGAGTTCACCCGCGATCTGTTGGAGGAAGTCGCGGAAATATCGGCCGCCGTTCTCGGTTGGGAAAGTGCGCGAATGACCGCCGAAGTTGAACGCTCGCGGGGCATCCTCGTGCAGCGGCACGGCCTGAATCTCGGTCAGTAATTGCTCGGAGGCGACTTATGTCCGGTGTACGGGAGCAGATCATCATATTGCTTGTAGAGGCGGCGAACGCCCATCATCGCGCGTTCGAAGCCGTCGGTGGCAACGACCCTGAATGGCCGATGTGGTACGCGCACTATTGCCTTGAGCGGCTTAATGGAGTACTCCAGGCGAAGCTTACCGAAAGCACGCTCGTCTGGTTGCTGGTACAGGCTGACAGGGCATTCCGGTCGCAGCGACCCGATATGCAGTGGCAGGCATACTATGCTGACGCGATATTGACCGAGGTATCCGCATAGGAACCACCGGCTATCGGACTGCATGGGTACCTTATCTGGCGCGTTTGCGGTCACGCCCAAAGTTCAGTGAGGGGCTAGATCTGTGCCGGGGCGCAGCACTTTTTCGTACGTTCCGCGCCGCAGGAACACTTTCATCCCGGCACGCTCGTAGAGTGCGACCGCATTGGTCATGCTCGATGCGTCAACACCGAGCGCGATTCCAGTGCTGCCGCGCCCGAAATGTGCCGCAAACGCGGTTTCGAGCAGTGCCGACCCCAGGCCGCGTTTCCGGAATTCGCGGCGGACACCCAGCGAGCTAACCCATGCGATATCGGCGCCGAAATTGCAGGTCGTCATCGTCATAATCACGCCGGCGGGTATATCGCCAAAGTGCGCGATACACCAGTATCGCGGGTCGAACTCCGGCGCTGTCGCCATCTCGTGTTTCCAGTGGGCGATCGCTTCATCAAGGGGCGGCGCGATGAAGCCCCAGTGGTCGCGGAACGCGTCGTTGTCGACTTCCACAAACGATCGCAGGTCTCCGCTTTCCGCTAGCGTGGTCAGGCGGAAACCCTCTGGCAGCACAGGTGCTGTGGGCGGACCCTCAAAGTCGCGGCGCATGGTATAGAACGTGCGAACGAGTTCGAAACCCTGTTCCAGCAGTAAGGCCTTTCCGGCGGTATCCTCGAAATAAGCAGAACTCGCCAGAGAGACTTGGGCTTCGGGCGGCGCCTTGGCGATGTTCTGGGCAGCCCGCTCCCATGCCCACTTCAACAGCGCACTCCCAATGCCGCGGTTCCGCCAATCACTGTCAACGCAGCCCCAGGTATTGGCACGAAGCGGGTTGATGTTGTCATAGACGACTTCGAATCCGGCAAGCGCGCCGCCAGGCAGGATTGCGGCACGCGATGACGCCCCTAGGTCGAAACCATCACCGCTCAGATTCTCGGAGATGGTCAGTTCCCAATGGTTCGCCTGACCGAACAATTCAAGATCGCGCCGATTCAGCATTCGCGCTAGCGCAGGTCCATCGTCAAGCGTGAGCGGCCGGTAGGTAACTTCGGTCATGGTCTGCAGCCCTTCGACTACTTTCCCTTCGCGCGGGCTTGGAGTTTACCGGTCCGCGCATAAGTTTACTCCGGTTATTGCCTTGTGAGTTCGATACCGGAACGCAGTTCCAGCTCGTATTTGTCCCATTGTATGGCGATATGCATACCGGCCCGCTGATAGACCGCCACCGCATTGGTCAGGCTGGTACCATCGACCCCCAGTGAAAGGCCTGATCGTCCACGGATGCGATGTTCCTTAAAGGCGTGCAGGAGCAGCGCATGCGCGATCCCGCGGCGACGGTAGGCGGGGATTGTTCCCAATTGATGGATATAAGCGGTGTTTTGGAACTCGTCACTCTCAGTGAAACTGGCACAGATCGCGGCGGGAGTGTCGCCGTCGAGGACTAGCCACCAGACCGAAGGATCAAAATCCTCACGGGCGATCTCTTTGTCGTAGCGCTCGATGTAGTAGCTGAGAGGTGCCTCGGACGCTCCGCGGTGGTCGGCGAAGCTGGACTTGAGCGTTTGCGCCCAGATGGCGACATCGGGGAGTTCGGTGAAATTGACAATGCGCAGCTCATCAGGGAACTTCGGTTCCGGCGTAGGTTGGTCAAATCGAATGAGCATCGTATAGCTCATGCGTTCAGAGATAAATCCCGCTCGCCTGAGCGCTCCTGTTACATCGTGTAGATCGTGATGAACACTGCTTTCTGCGACCACACGCGCGTCTTCAGGCACCCGGTCG
The nucleotide sequence above comes from Candidatus Flexicrinis proximus. Encoded proteins:
- a CDS encoding glycerol-3-phosphate dehydrogenase/oxidase — encoded protein: MATRAQKWDSLRANSNVSVLIIGAGVNGIGTFRDLAHQGVDVLMVDKGDYCSGASAASSHMLHGGIRYLENGEFRLVHEALTERNLMLLNAPHYSKPLPTSIPIFSVFSGFLNAPLKFLGLREKPSERGALVIKIGLIFYDWFARKFRVMPTHKMMGRAEALKTFAGLREDVKYVAQYYDAWMPYPERICLEMVQDGEAASPTARALNYVSVVGADGDSVELRDEINGGTVRVKPKLVINAAGPWIDFAMQALGQETKFIGGTKGSHLILDNPELYNVCNGGEFFFENHDGRIVLIMPYVDGKVMVGTTDIRIDDPEQAACTDDETDYMLTLVNRILPGIKVDKSQIIFRFSGVRPLPRSGKGYTGNVSRDHSTEITEPNSKIAFPTFSLIGGKWTTFRAFSEQSADKALKRLGLARKANTSSMALGGGRDYPKDPVAYVNGLAIEFKLSPERMQVLFERYGTHARDFAGFMADGVDAPLKHSSKYSRRELIYILMTEEVTRLDDLLLRRTLMAWLGEFTRDLLEEVAEISAAVLGWESARMTAEVERSRGILVQRHGLNLGQ
- a CDS encoding GNAT family N-acetyltransferase, with the translated sequence MTEVTYRPLTLDDGPALARMLNRRDLELFGQANHWELTISENLSGDGFDLGASSRAAILPGGALAGFEVVYDNINPLRANTWGCVDSDWRNRGIGSALLKWAWERAAQNIAKAPPEAQVSLASSAYFEDTAGKALLLEQGFELVRTFYTMRRDFEGPPTAPVLPEGFRLTTLAESGDLRSFVEVDNDAFRDHWGFIAPPLDEAIAHWKHEMATAPEFDPRYWCIAHFGDIPAGVIMTMTTCNFGADIAWVSSLGVRREFRKRGLGSALLETAFAAHFGRGSTGIALGVDASSMTNAVALYERAGMKVFLRRGTYEKVLRPGTDLAPH
- a CDS encoding GNAT family N-acetyltransferase, with the protein product MTSPTHLKEHTLKIQIRSFTDRDYGPVAELFRLHDLETIGSTNFSEEFLRSDWDMPNFDPFSDVAVAVGLDDIPVGVVACYAFRPVPTRPFLWVYAHGEHRSEAIESLMEWGLTCSRRVLDRVPEDARVVAESSVHHDLHDVTGALRRAGFISERMSYTMLIRFDQPTPEPKFPDELRIVNFTELPDVAIWAQTLKSSFADHRGASEAPLSYYIERYDKEIAREDFDPSVWWLVLDGDTPAAICASFTESDEFQNTAYIHQLGTIPAYRRRGIAHALLLHAFKEHRIRGRSGLSLGVDGTSLTNAVAVYQRAGMHIAIQWDKYELELRSGIELTRQ